One window of Amaranthus tricolor cultivar Red isolate AtriRed21 chromosome 13, ASM2621246v1, whole genome shotgun sequence genomic DNA carries:
- the LOC130798221 gene encoding uncharacterized protein LOC130798221, with protein sequence MDSSLQSSQATMKNHQFPAQHHRCWSGTRLFSRLDTNPRFSVAVIIVLYVIILAMSYSLGYLVGSSFTIKDITTFVISRTPPPPSRNVVLRLSEPLSYKFVSQCAEPVPPEFVRQTIIDQVYNGKSPYEDFIPVRATSSSLLTKKVQWWGSYEVIYKSLIHKVRPKTIIKFGSSLGASAAYIANLTSELGLETQILGLNEFRSLSVFRGLSEDIAMPNGDSVLLNQFIHDVISQNVKESVLPVPLAMNSDSEKLCEWGIYGDLIEVDAGRDFHSAWSEINKAYKLLRPGGVLFGHNYFSSYNDIGAKQAVRLFARANKFLIEEDQHHWMMVNSAYK encoded by the coding sequence ATGGACTCAAGTCTACAAAGCAGCCAAGCCACAATGAAAAACCACCAGTTTCCTGCCCAACATCACCGGTGTTGGTCTGGAACTCGTCTTTTCAGCCGATTAGACACAAACCCGAGGTTTTCTGTAGCTGTTATAATCGTTTTGTATGTCATTATTCTTGCTATGTCCTACAGCTTAGGCTATTTGGTCGGCTCGTCTTTCACCATTAAAGATATCACGACTTTCGTGATCTCTAGAACACCACCACCCCCTTCTCGAAATGTCGTTCTGAGGTTGTCTGAACCTTTGAGCTACAAGTTTGTCAGCCAGTGTGCTGAACCTGTGCCCCCTGAATTTGTCCGTCAGACAATTATCGATCAGGTTTACAATGGTAAGTCGCCTTATGAAGACTTCATCCCCGTAAGAGCTACCTCATCATCTCTCCTAACAAAGAAAGTCCAATGGTGGGGATCATATGAGGTCATTTATAAGAGTTTAATCCACAAAGTTCGGCCAAAGACCATAATCAAGTTTGGTTCTTCCTTAGGTGCATCAGCAGCTTATATCGCTAACCTGACGAGTGAACTAGGGTTAGAGACGCAGATCCTCGGCCTCAATGAATTTCGAAGCTTGTCGGTCTTTCGGGGCCTATCTGAAGATATCGCTATGCCGAATGGTGATAGTGTGCTTCTAAATCAGTTTATCCACGACGTAATTTCTCAAAATGTGAAAGAATCTGTCTTACCAGTTCCCCTTGCAATGAATTCCGATTCAGAGAAGCTTTGTGAATGGGGCATCTACGGTGACTTAATAGAGGTCGATGCAGGCCGTGACTTCCACTCTGCCTGGTCAGAAATCAACAAGGCTTACAAGCTGTTGAGACCTGGCGGAGTCCTCTTCGGTCATAATTATTTCTCATCCTACAATGACATAGGTGCCAAACAAGCCGTGCGATTGTTTGCTCGAGCCAATAAGTTCCTCATTGAAGAAGACCAACACCACTGGATGATGGTTAACTCGGCttataaatga